The Bacillaceae bacterium IKA-2 DNA window TTAGGAAACGTTGTCGATGCAAATGGAAATTTATTTATTGGTGCAGATGAGGTGAAAGTAGAACTTGAAAAAGGAGAAACTCAGCGAAAAGGAGCTACAAAAGACGTCCCTGAGTTAGGGTGGAAAATTACTGTCCAATCAGATGTGAAGCAAGAACAAGATCCTCACTACACCCCGCATGAAGTTATCATTAGCTTTGCTGAGGGAGTCAATGGAGAAGAGTGGATTAAAAATGCACCATTAACTTTAGTCAAAAATGGTGGACCTTACTTTGTTGTTCGTGATGAGACTAGGGAAACAGAGCAACTCGTCAATGAATTAAGCGAACTGGAAGAAACTGAGCTAGTTGAACCTAACTATTTCTATACAAAACAGCGCCGCCAAGAACCATTTGTCAGACGACAAGGTGAGTTTCCCAATGATGAATTTTTTGAGCCATATCAATGGAATTTAACGCAAATTTTTGCGGAACTTGGTTGGGATATTAGTAGCGGAACAGAAGAGGTAATAATCGCGATCTTAGATAGTGGTGTAGATCCCGAACATGAAGATTTAAAAGAAAGAATTTCGATTGGTTATAATGCGTTTGAGGATGACGACGAATTTTTTGATGAAAATGGCCACGGAACTCATGTAGCAGGAATTGCTGCTGCAACGACAAATAATGTTACAGGGATTGCTGGCGTTTCTTGGTTCAACTCTATTTTGCCTGTTAAAGTATTAAATGAAGAAGCTGAAGGAACGGCTTTTGAGGTTGCCAATGGGATTCGCTGGGCAACTGACAATGGTGCAAAAGTCATTAATATGAGCTTAGGCGATTCGTTTAACTCAAAAATTATCCATGATGCAATCAGATATGCTTACAAAAATGACGTTACTTTAATTGCTGCAGCAGGAAATGATAATGTGGAAACGCCGATGTATCCAGCTGCATATAAAGAAGTCATCGCCGTGTCAGCAGTTGATAACCATCGTCACAAAGCGATTTTCTCAAATTATGGTGAACATATTGATGTTGCCGCTCCCGGAGAGCATATCCCTAGTACGTTTTTAGATAATTCTTATGTGATGATGTCAGGAACATCAATGGCCGCTCCACATGTCGCTGGCTTAGCAGGATTAATTAGATCAATAAAACCAGAGCTAACAAATGATGAAGTTGCAGATATCATCCGTTTATCGGCTAACGATATCGGGCCCCGAGGCTTCGATCCATTTTATGGTCACGGTGAAATAGATGTCGTAGGCGCTTTAAAAATGTTGCAAAATGATTGAGAGTGCACTATCTTTTTGGTGGAGTAATGCAAGAGAGGCTGATCTAAAATCAGCCTCTCTTACTGTTGTTTAATAATTTTTAGTACTTAAATACGTTATTTTGTACTAAATTAAGTAGCTCGTCCAACTCCTGACTACACTTAATGGTTTTATTCGATGACATTCCCAAAATACTAGCTAAATAAATCATGTGCAATCTCTTTTTTTCAATAACCTCGACGAGCATTGTATCCTAGTCACCCCTTAATTTCTCTCATTTATATCCTTACTCATTATTCAACAAAATCTACTAAAATAAAACAGTTTCGACAAAACTAGCCAAAAGCCTTCTTAAATAGTTAGGAATCTTCAAAATGCATCTTTTCATTCGACAAAGAAAAAGTAAAACAAAAACACTTAAAGATTTTGATTTCCAAACGAACTTTACTGGAAAGCCTTCGACCTAGCTTTCCACGATTCCAACATCAGTTAACTTATCTTGCTTTTCTATTCAATAATCGATTTCATTGTAATCCTTTGGTTGAGGATCGCGATCTTCAGGTATACTAATAGCATACTTAATTGTTGGAACGGTCTCTTTTGCTGGTATCTGACTCTTTGGAGATTTTTCGAATTTTTTTTGTCTTTTCATATTATTACACCTCATTTTTATGTTATGATATTTGATATTATTTCTTTTTTACAAATTTTTATTACTATAAATTGTTACTGAATATTAGTAATTGATAATTAGGTTACTTTTAGATAGAAGGGGTAGGCGAGAAAAATGAAACAGTATTTAAAGCTTGATGAATGGTCAATTATCGAAGAAGGTTTTGACCCAGAAAATCATGAAGTTTCTGAAAGTGTTTTTAGTATTGGTAATGGACATATGGGTCAGCGAGCAAATTTTGAAGAGGATTATTCAGGTAAATCACTTCAAGGCAGTTATCTTGCTGGTGTATATTATCCAGATAAAACGCGAGTCGGTTGGTGGAAGAATGGTTATCCTGAATATTTTGCAAAAGTATTGAACGCGACGAACTGGATTGGGTTAAGCTTGGAAATTGCGGGAGAAAATTTAGACTTACATAACCTTAAGGTAAGTAATTTTGTACGGACTTTAAATATGAAAAAAGGATTTCTAGAGCGTTCATTTGTAGTAACCTTTTCAGATGGAAAGGAAGTTAAAATTAATGTAAAACGTTTTGTCAGCCTTGTTGATAAAGAGATAGGGGCGATTCGCTACTCATTAACACCTGTAAACTTTGATGGTGAATTGAAAGTAACGTCTTACCTTGATGGTGATATCAAGAATCAAGATGCGAATTATGATGAGAAATTTTGGGGTGAGGTAGCTAAGGAAATTACAACTGACTTTGGCACTGTTACGATAAAAACGAAGAAATCTAATTATCTTCTTTGTTCTACAATGAAAACAGAACTTTTTCAAGATGGTGAAAAGCTTTCATTAACACCAGAACTTACTGAAAAAGAAAAATATCTTTCCCATACGTTTACTCACCAGCTTCAAAGTCGCCAAGAAACGGTTATTTACAAATATGTTTCTAATGTAACATCTAGGGATTATGACGGATTAGAATTAGCTTATGTTGGAAAAAAGAGGCTGCAAACAGCAATAACTAAAGGTTTTGAAAAAATGCTCACCGAACAAGCAGGAGCATGGTCTAAAAAATGGGAACAAAGTGATATTGTCATAGACGGTGATGTGAGCGCGCAACAAGGAATTCGCTTTAATATTTTTCAACTTAATCAGACTTACACTGGTGAAGATGATCGTTTAAACATCGGCCCAAAAGGTTTTACTGGTGAAAAATATGGCGGGAGTACGTATTGGGATACAGAGGCTTACTGCTTACCATTTTATTTAAGTACAGCAGATCCAAAAATTTCAAAAAACTTACTTATCTATCGCTATAAACATTTACAAAAAGCAATTGAAAATGCCGAAAAACTAGGGTTTTCAGGTGGGGCCGCACTTTATCCAATGGTAACAATGAATGGTGAGGAATCTCATAATGAATGGGAAATTACCTTCGAAGAAATCCACCGAAACGGAGCGATTGCTTACGCGATTTACAACTATGTTACATATACAAATGATAAATCTTATCTAGGGGAATATGGCTTAGAAGTATTAGTAGCAATATCAAGATTTTGGGCACAACGGGTAAATTATGTTAAGGCTAAAGACCAATATATGATTTTAGGCGTAACGGGACCAAATGAATATGAAAATAACGTTAATAATAATTGGTATACAAACCGGATTGCGGCTTGGACGCTTGAGTACACGCTTTCTGTAATCGATTATCTTAAAGAAACAGATGGAGCGCGTTTTAAGGAACTTCAAAATGGATTGAACATTATCGAGGGAGAAACGGACCAATGGGTTGAAATCTCTACTAAAATGTATTTTCCGTTTGATAAGGAATCAAACGTATTTTTACAGCAAGACGGGTTTCTTGATAAAGAGTTAATCGCTGTGAAAGATTTAGATAAGAAACATTTGCCGTTAAACCAAACTTGGTCATGGGATCGAATTCTTCGTTCTTGCTTTATTAAGCAAGCAGACGTTCTTCAAGGGATTTATTTTTTAAATGATGAGTTTGACATTGAGACAAAGAAAAAGAATTTTGATTTTTATGAACCGATGACTGTTCATGAATCTTCATTATCTCCTTGTGTTCATGCGATTTTAGCTTGTGAGCTTGGTTATAAAGATAAGGCATATGAAATGTATTTACGGACCTCACGTCTTGATCTCGATAATTACAACAATGATACAGAGGATGGTTGTCATATAACTAGTATGGCTGGAACATGGCTAAGTGTTGTTCAAGGCTTCGGAGGCGTTAAAGTAAGTAATGACCAATTGATTTTAAATCCATTTATTCCTACTGAGTGGAAGTCATTTGCATTTAAAATTGGTTTCAGAGGAGTACTTCTAACTATTAAAGTATCTGAAAATGAAATTACGATTACAAATGAAACAGAAAAAGCGATGTCTGTTATTGTTCACAGTAATAAGTATATAGTGAATGGAAATGATCATCTAGCGATTGAACATTAAATAAAGAAAAGCGCAAGGCGCCTGGAGCTAGACAAGAAAAGCGCAAGGTGCCTGCCTATCGGAGAAAACCGGTGGAAGGCCTTTGACAGAAGTCGTTTTTTGACTTCCGAAAAGGACAGAAGCGGTGGAGCCGATGGCGCCTGGAGCTAGACAGACACAAAAATTATGCTTTCTTACCTTTCAAAAAAAGCGGCTGTCCATTCGAATAATGGTTCAGCCGCTTTTTATTTAGGAATTATTTTTGTGAAGAGAGAAATTGATAAATATAATGTAGTTTAATTATTTTAATAAGGCCGGTAAAATCTCATACTATAGCTTTGTGTTTTTCTTCTGCAAAGTAATAGTCTGGTTTTGTTGCTCCTCTTAGCATTAGTTCGTTTAATAAAGTACGATATTCGGAAATTGTATATTTATTATCCAAGTAGCATAAAAAGGCAAAATCTAATAGCTGGTTTACATTTATTAGTCTATCGTCTCTTTCTGTAATAAATTTTTCAATCAGTAGTCTTAGTACCATAAGGCACGCTCCTATCTCTCTTTTTTGTTCTTTTCTAAATAAATCATATCACGTAAATAGTGATTTACCTTATTTTGTAATTTTCAAACTTTAGACATTTTTTTACATTTTTATTGTTGGTTTTGCAATATTTTTTGCAGATTTCCAATATTTTCTGAGAAATTTCAATAAAATATTAGAGATTTGCAGAAAAATTAATACAAAAATGAGTGACGTTATTCCATTTTATTAAATAAAGATATAAAATATGCATCATTAATAGAAGAATTTCAAATAAAATTAATAGTTGATTTGGGCTTTTTATTAAACCCCAAAATTCAGAATAGCAATTTTTAAAATATAGTAAGAATGTAAAGGGTGTTTACGGAACAATTATTGGAGGTGATAAATATGGAGTGGCCAATGATAATTATTGTTATTTTAGCAATTTTATTATTCATTAAAATAATAAGTAAGCTTGTAAAAGTAGTGATTGGAGTGATTATAGTGGCTTTTATTGCTTATTACCTGCTCGGTATCGATTTGCAATGGTTATCTTTTAACTAGGGTGGGTAATTTAAGTACGATACTAAATTACATAATAGGAGTTGTTCAAAAAAACAAGTATAATCATCTTTTTTGAGCAGACTTTTAAAGGGGTGAAAGTAATTGTCTTATCGAATTGAAAAAGATACTCTTGGAGAAGTACGAGTTCCTAGTAACAAATGGTGGGGAGCTCAAACAGAACGAAGTCGGCAAAATTTTAAAATAGGTACAGAAAAAATCCCTAATGAGGTTATTGATGCATTTTTGCTTTTAAAAAGAGCCGCAGCAACAACAAACCAACAGTTAGGAAAATTGGAAGATAAAAAAGCTGAAGCTATCGTCTTGGCAATCGATGAGTTAAGAACCAATTTAAGTCATGAGCATTTCCCGTTAGTTGTCTGGCAAACAGGTAGTGGCACACAATCAAATATGAATGTAAACGAAGTAGTCGCCTTTAAAGCAAACCAACTGCTTGAACTAAAAGGAGAAGCTTTTTTGGTTCACCCTAATGATGATGTAAACCGCTCACAAAGTTCAAATGATACATTTCCAACTGCCATGCATATCGCGGCGCTACTAAAAGTAGAAACAGAGTTACTGCCAAGTCTAAGGGACTTTAAAGCAACTTTAGCTGCTAAAATGAATGAATTTAACGATGTCATAAAAATTGGCCGAACACATCTACAAGATGCAACGCCGCTTACATTTGGTCAAGAAATTAGTGGTTGGTTTCGAATGATGGAAAAGTGTGAGGCAATGATCTCTGAAAGCTTGGAACATATACGTGAGCTAGCTATTGGTGGAACAGCTGTAGGAACAGGAATAAATGCTCATCCTCGCTTTGGCCAGTTAGTTGCCGAAGAAGTGAGCCAACTAACTGGAAAGTCATTTAAAACAGCTGAAAATAAGTTTCATGCCTTAACTAGTCACGATGAGCTTGTTTATTTACACGGTTCCTTAAAAGCACTAGCGGCAGATGTAATGAAAATTGCTAATGATGTTCGTTGGTTAGCAAGTGGCCCTCGTTGTGGGATTGGTGAAATTACGATTCCAGCAAATGAACCTGGAAGTTCGATCATGCCTGGTAAAATTAATCCAACTCAAAGTGAAGCGATCACAATGGTTGTAGCTCAAGTTATGGGTAATGATGCGACGATTTCATTCGCTGCGAGCCAAGGAAATTTCCAACTAAATGTCTTTAAGCCAGTTATTATTTATAATTTCATTCAGTCAGCAACACTTCTAGCTGATGCAATTCGTTCTTTTAACGACAATTGTGCTATTGGGATTAAAGTTAATAAGGATGTAATCGAGAAATACTTAGCTAACTCCTTAATGCTAGTAACTGCTTTAAATCCTCATATTGGTTATGAAAAAGCAGCTCAAATTGCAAAAAATGCTCATCAACAAGGATTAACATTAAAGGCGGCGACAATAGCAAGTGGCTTTTTAACAAGTGAGGAATATGATGATATTGTTGATCCAAAAAAAATGATTACGCCAAAAGAATAGGAAAAGTTAAAAGGGGAAAGTGCGAAAGTTGGAAAGCAAGAAAAGACTGAATTCAAACACATGTTCTTAAAAACTTTAAGCTAACTAACAAATTGTCCTTCAAAATTTTTTTGAACATACCTTTCTAACATTCGCCTGAAAACATTCTAACTTTACTTATGCGAGGAGTGATAAGATGTTAGTAATAGATGCACATTGTGATGTTTTATTAAAGCTGATGGAAAAAAGGGAGCGTTCTTTTACGAATAGTCCTGAAATAGAGACTAATTTAGAAAGAATGAAGCAAGGGGGGATAAAAGCACAGTTATTTGCTATTTTTATCGAGCCCACGCTACCTTCTGATCAGAAATATCAAGTTGCCTTGGAGCAAATTAATATTTTTCACGACGAGGTCGTTAATAAGCATCCTGAAATGAAGGAAATCAAAAAATGGTCTGATTTTAATCTTTTAAAGGATGGAGAAATTGGAGCTGTTTTGACACTAGAAGGATCAGACTCATTTGGGAATGATTTAGGAAAGTTAAAGAATTTTTATCACTTAGGAGTTAAATCTCTCGGACTAACATGGAATAATGCAAATCTAGTTGGAGATGGCGTTGGTGAAAGTCGCGGTGCCGGGTTAACAGACTTTGGCAAACAAGTCGTTAAGCTGAATAATGAATATGACGTCTTAACAGATGTTTCCCATTTAAGTGAAAAAGGATTTTGGGATGTGATGGATTTAGCTCAATATCCGATTGCAACTCATTCAAACTCTAAGACGGTTTGTAACCATCCTCGAAATTTGACTGATGAACAAGCAAAAGCAATGTTTTCAAGAAAAGGCTTGATTGGAATTGTCTTTAACCCACGATTTTTAAAGGAAAAGGGAACTACAACGATTACAGATGTGCTG harbors:
- a CDS encoding S8 family peptidase, which encodes MRRLATVFSIALIGVIAIWYANTHESEEYYGQTQMSIVRQQALDGVLAEDLSLTTSLFIDQLENQLLRWSEHDFTNQELYEKFQEELIDHNHFEAFALVNDGKIEFSAGEIHQKDFQKLVHEFNDIKSSDPYVKEGTEYMLVSCSTNNQKEVVGEVDLSFVKQFVRDLGNVVDANGNLFIGADEVKVELEKGETQRKGATKDVPELGWKITVQSDVKQEQDPHYTPHEVIISFAEGVNGEEWIKNAPLTLVKNGGPYFVVRDETRETEQLVNELSELEETELVEPNYFYTKQRRQEPFVRRQGEFPNDEFFEPYQWNLTQIFAELGWDISSGTEEVIIAILDSGVDPEHEDLKERISIGYNAFEDDDEFFDENGHGTHVAGIAAATTNNVTGIAGVSWFNSILPVKVLNEEAEGTAFEVANGIRWATDNGAKVINMSLGDSFNSKIIHDAIRYAYKNDVTLIAAAGNDNVETPMYPAAYKEVIAVSAVDNHRHKAIFSNYGEHIDVAAPGEHIPSTFLDNSYVMMSGTSMAAPHVAGLAGLIRSIKPELTNDEVADIIRLSANDIGPRGFDPFYGHGEIDVVGALKMLQND
- a CDS encoding aspartyl-phosphate phosphatase Spo0E family protein, with the protein product MLVEVIEKKRLHMIYLASILGMSSNKTIKCSQELDELLNLVQNNVFKY
- a CDS encoding glycoside hydrolase family 65 protein encodes the protein MKQYLKLDEWSIIEEGFDPENHEVSESVFSIGNGHMGQRANFEEDYSGKSLQGSYLAGVYYPDKTRVGWWKNGYPEYFAKVLNATNWIGLSLEIAGENLDLHNLKVSNFVRTLNMKKGFLERSFVVTFSDGKEVKINVKRFVSLVDKEIGAIRYSLTPVNFDGELKVTSYLDGDIKNQDANYDEKFWGEVAKEITTDFGTVTIKTKKSNYLLCSTMKTELFQDGEKLSLTPELTEKEKYLSHTFTHQLQSRQETVIYKYVSNVTSRDYDGLELAYVGKKRLQTAITKGFEKMLTEQAGAWSKKWEQSDIVIDGDVSAQQGIRFNIFQLNQTYTGEDDRLNIGPKGFTGEKYGGSTYWDTEAYCLPFYLSTADPKISKNLLIYRYKHLQKAIENAEKLGFSGGAALYPMVTMNGEESHNEWEITFEEIHRNGAIAYAIYNYVTYTNDKSYLGEYGLEVLVAISRFWAQRVNYVKAKDQYMILGVTGPNEYENNVNNNWYTNRIAAWTLEYTLSVIDYLKETDGARFKELQNGLNIIEGETDQWVEISTKMYFPFDKESNVFLQQDGFLDKELIAVKDLDKKHLPLNQTWSWDRILRSCFIKQADVLQGIYFLNDEFDIETKKKNFDFYEPMTVHESSLSPCVHAILACELGYKDKAYEMYLRTSRLDLDNYNNDTEDGCHITSMAGTWLSVVQGFGGVKVSNDQLILNPFIPTEWKSFAFKIGFRGVLLTIKVSENEITITNETEKAMSVIVHSNKYIVNGNDHLAIEH
- the yppF gene encoding YppF family protein; this translates as MVLRLLIEKFITERDDRLINVNQLLDFAFLCYLDNKYTISEYRTLLNELMLRGATKPDYYFAEEKHKAIV
- the fumC gene encoding class II fumarate hydratase is translated as MSYRIEKDTLGEVRVPSNKWWGAQTERSRQNFKIGTEKIPNEVIDAFLLLKRAAATTNQQLGKLEDKKAEAIVLAIDELRTNLSHEHFPLVVWQTGSGTQSNMNVNEVVAFKANQLLELKGEAFLVHPNDDVNRSQSSNDTFPTAMHIAALLKVETELLPSLRDFKATLAAKMNEFNDVIKIGRTHLQDATPLTFGQEISGWFRMMEKCEAMISESLEHIRELAIGGTAVGTGINAHPRFGQLVAEEVSQLTGKSFKTAENKFHALTSHDELVYLHGSLKALAADVMKIANDVRWLASGPRCGIGEITIPANEPGSSIMPGKINPTQSEAITMVVAQVMGNDATISFAASQGNFQLNVFKPVIIYNFIQSATLLADAIRSFNDNCAIGIKVNKDVIEKYLANSLMLVTALNPHIGYEKAAQIAKNAHQQGLTLKAATIASGFLTSEEYDDIVDPKKMITPKE
- a CDS encoding dipeptidase; the protein is MLVIDAHCDVLLKLMEKRERSFTNSPEIETNLERMKQGGIKAQLFAIFIEPTLPSDQKYQVALEQINIFHDEVVNKHPEMKEIKKWSDFNLLKDGEIGAVLTLEGSDSFGNDLGKLKNFYHLGVKSLGLTWNNANLVGDGVGESRGAGLTDFGKQVVKLNNEYDVLTDVSHLSEKGFWDVMDLAQYPIATHSNSKTVCNHPRNLTDEQAKAMFSRKGLIGIVFNPRFLKEKGTTTITDVLRHIDFFCQLGGEKYICLGSDFDGIDQFVTGLEDASKYPQLINELLKSYTEDQVAGFAHQNFLNYIPK